Proteins encoded in a region of the Streptomyces sp. NBC_00258 genome:
- a CDS encoding haloacid dehalogenase type II, whose amino-acid sequence MAEACDIEVVVFDILGTMVDEPGGLRAAIREAVPASDDASVDQLLTVWRNHVEREQQRIARESRTYVDTEVIDREAAQRVADRAGLTDPVAIARLATASRRLAPWGDSIAGLARLARRFPVLGLSNASRATLLRLNAYAQLAWHQALSADEARAYKPAPEVYRLALDAAGCPPERVLMVAAHAWDLRGAQAVGMRTAYVHRPVGDPPASTDTFNWRSDTLDELVTELTA is encoded by the coding sequence ATGGCCGAGGCCTGCGACATCGAGGTCGTCGTCTTCGACATCCTCGGAACGATGGTCGACGAACCGGGTGGACTCCGAGCGGCCATTCGCGAGGCGGTGCCCGCGTCCGACGATGCGTCCGTCGACCAGTTGCTCACGGTGTGGCGGAATCACGTCGAGCGCGAGCAGCAACGCATCGCGAGGGAAAGCCGGACGTACGTCGACACCGAGGTCATCGACCGTGAGGCGGCTCAGCGTGTGGCCGACCGCGCAGGGCTCACCGACCCGGTGGCCATCGCGCGTCTTGCTACCGCAAGTCGGCGCCTCGCGCCCTGGGGCGACTCCATCGCCGGACTCGCACGCCTCGCCCGGCGATTTCCTGTGCTGGGGCTCTCCAATGCGAGTCGCGCGACTCTCCTCCGCCTCAACGCGTACGCCCAACTGGCCTGGCATCAGGCCTTGTCCGCTGATGAGGCCCGGGCCTACAAGCCCGCGCCGGAGGTCTACCGACTCGCGCTCGACGCGGCAGGATGCCCACCGGAACGCGTGCTGATGGTCGCCGCTCACGCCTGGGACCTTCGCGGAGCTCAGGCGGTGGGAATGCGAACTGCCTACGTGCACCGGCCGGTCGGGGATCCACCGGCGAGCACCGACACCTTCAACTGGAGGTCGGACACTCTGGACGAGCTGGTCACCGAACTGACGGCGTAA
- a CDS encoding alpha/beta fold hydrolase translates to MIVDHHANPVRTGRATVNGTSLHYRTAGSGPAVVLLHGVPKTGYHWRHLVPKLTDQYTVVVPDLRGLGDSARPADGYDSATMSDDIAALMAHLGHDSYSVMGEDWGAVIGYQLAARHRDHVNALVFCEALFPGFGFEDHTALTHENVSSGMHLWHLGFYFQPDVPEMLIAGHERELITYMIKYERSHPDTATPDAIDEYVRCYSMPGGIRAMLAIYRAMLVDAEQNRRASQRKLDIPVLALGGSAFIGDRNEAQMRPMAHDVTGHVFNAGHDLAEEVPDEVADAVLPFLAKRL, encoded by the coding sequence ATGATCGTCGACCATCACGCAAACCCCGTACGCACAGGCCGTGCCACCGTCAACGGAACGAGTCTGCACTACCGGACAGCCGGTTCCGGCCCGGCGGTGGTGCTGCTGCACGGCGTGCCCAAGACCGGCTACCACTGGCGGCACCTAGTGCCGAAGCTGACGGACCAGTACACCGTCGTCGTACCGGACCTCCGTGGTCTTGGCGACTCCGCACGTCCCGCGGACGGATACGACAGCGCGACGATGAGCGACGACATCGCCGCGCTGATGGCCCACCTCGGACACGACTCCTACAGCGTGATGGGAGAGGACTGGGGAGCAGTGATCGGCTACCAGCTCGCCGCCCGACACCGTGATCACGTCAACGCCCTCGTCTTCTGCGAGGCGCTGTTCCCCGGATTCGGCTTCGAGGACCACACCGCACTCACCCACGAGAACGTCTCAAGTGGCATGCACCTGTGGCATCTGGGCTTCTACTTCCAGCCGGACGTCCCCGAGATGCTGATCGCCGGGCACGAACGCGAACTGATCACCTACATGATCAAGTACGAGCGCAGCCACCCCGACACCGCCACCCCCGACGCCATCGACGAATACGTACGCTGCTACTCCATGCCTGGCGGCATCCGCGCGATGCTGGCGATCTACCGGGCGATGCTCGTCGACGCCGAACAGAACCGCCGAGCGTCACAGCGGAAGCTGGACATCCCGGTGCTGGCGCTCGGCGGCTCCGCGTTCATCGGCGACCGGAACGAGGCCCAGATGCGGCCCATGGCCCACGACGTCACAGGTCACGTCTTCAACGCCGGCCACGACCTCGCCGAGGAGGTACCGGACGAGGTGGCCGACGCAGTCCTGCCGTTCCTGGCCAAGAGGCTGTAA
- a CDS encoding alpha/beta hydrolase family protein, producing MSASAQTADTVSSPTPVLSVSPVVLPAPGRAVDLQVRVSAPVTGSDLPVILLSHGQGYSNHLSSLNGYAPLANYWAAHGFVVIQPTHLSSRTLSLDPSTPGAPLYWRSRAEDMTRILDQLDMIEAAVPQLSGRLDHGKVAVAGHSMGGHTASLLLGARLTDPDDGTEVNLAEPRIKAGVLLAAPGRGGDALTESVAENLSFFLTTDFSKMTTPTLVVAGDKDTSAHLTVAGADWHADPYVLSPGPKALLTLFDAEHGLGGVSGYDVAETTDENTERVSAVQRLTWAYLRTELYPGDPAWQTARDALTTGPDPLGRVESK from the coding sequence ATGAGCGCATCGGCTCAGACGGCCGACACGGTCAGCTCGCCCACGCCCGTCCTCTCGGTCAGTCCGGTGGTGCTGCCAGCCCCCGGTCGAGCCGTGGACCTTCAGGTGCGGGTCTCCGCGCCCGTGACGGGGAGCGACCTGCCGGTCATCCTCCTCTCGCACGGTCAGGGCTACTCGAACCACCTCTCCTCGCTGAACGGCTACGCCCCCCTCGCCAACTACTGGGCGGCGCACGGCTTCGTCGTGATCCAGCCCACGCATCTGAGCTCCCGGACGCTGAGTCTGGATCCCAGTACTCCGGGGGCACCCTTGTACTGGCGATCGCGTGCCGAGGACATGACGCGCATCCTCGACCAGCTCGACATGATCGAGGCCGCCGTCCCGCAGCTCTCCGGGCGGCTGGACCATGGCAAGGTCGCCGTGGCCGGGCACTCGATGGGCGGGCACACCGCGAGCCTGCTGCTCGGCGCCAGGCTCACCGATCCGGACGACGGAACGGAAGTGAACCTGGCCGAGCCCCGGATCAAGGCGGGTGTCCTGCTCGCCGCGCCCGGCAGGGGCGGCGACGCCCTCACCGAGTCCGTGGCCGAGAATCTCTCCTTCTTCCTGACCACGGACTTCTCCAAGATGACGACGCCCACGCTCGTGGTCGCCGGCGACAAGGACACCTCCGCCCACCTGACGGTCGCGGGCGCGGACTGGCACGCCGACCCGTACGTCCTCTCCCCGGGCCCCAAGGCCCTGCTCACCCTGTTCGACGCGGAGCACGGGCTCGGCGGGGTCTCTGGATACGACGTCGCCGAGACCACGGACGAGAACACCGAGCGGGTGTCCGCGGTCCAGCGCCTCACCTGGGCCTACCTCCGCACCGAGCTCTACCCCGGCGATCCCGCCTGGCAGACGGCACGCGACGCGCTGACGACCGGCCCCGACCCGCTCGGACGAGTCGAATCCAAGTAG
- a CDS encoding GDSL-type esterase/lipase family protein: protein MTITIRPGSTVMFTGDSITDRQRLESEEHLGFGYPLRVAGEWGLRHPDRAVTWLNSAIAGDKVMDLEARWQADVLDARPDVVSILVGGNDVGWHSYDPDGHVIPVEDFAAGYDRLLAPLAGAGADLVLIEPFLLPIRGLVEVGDVHLGEEVRKEWRADLDPKIQVVRELARKYDAQLLAADGMFAELAATTGPEYWAADGVHPTPAGHAALAAAWLRLVA from the coding sequence ATGACAATCACCATCCGACCGGGAAGCACCGTGATGTTCACCGGCGATTCGATCACCGACCGCCAACGACTCGAAAGCGAAGAGCATCTCGGGTTCGGCTACCCGCTGCGCGTCGCGGGCGAGTGGGGACTCCGCCACCCGGACCGGGCCGTGACCTGGCTGAACTCCGCCATCGCGGGCGACAAGGTGATGGACCTCGAAGCCCGCTGGCAGGCAGACGTCCTCGACGCGCGCCCCGACGTGGTGTCGATCCTCGTCGGCGGAAACGACGTCGGCTGGCACTCGTACGACCCGGACGGCCATGTGATCCCTGTGGAGGACTTCGCGGCGGGGTACGACCGCCTGCTCGCGCCCCTCGCCGGGGCCGGAGCCGATCTGGTCCTCATCGAGCCGTTCCTGCTGCCGATTCGCGGCCTTGTCGAGGTCGGCGACGTGCACCTCGGCGAAGAGGTCCGAAAGGAGTGGCGGGCCGACCTGGACCCGAAGATCCAGGTCGTGCGCGAGCTCGCCCGCAAGTACGACGCACAACTGCTCGCCGCCGACGGCATGTTCGCCGAGCTCGCCGCGACGACCGGGCCGGAGTACTGGGCTGCGGACGGCGTGCACCCGACACCGGCCGGTCACGCCGCACTCGCGGCGGCCTGGCTGCGCCTGGTCGCGTGA
- a CDS encoding YciI family protein has protein sequence MEFFCYHRDRPDSVALRHELLEQHWSYMDRFDKEMIARGPTLTGDDVPTGSVHIVDLPDLASARAFAFDEPGYQAGVYRDVLLRRWRNLLGRTMWDFPGGGTDGNRYLVLGLGSGQGADLTLPPDRDELIAYGPLLSDDGTTWVGTAVLVRAPDPETARAVLTPGLYADIEVHDWQFGGRS, from the coding sequence ATGGAGTTCTTCTGCTACCACCGCGATCGGCCCGACTCCGTGGCGCTGCGTCACGAGTTGCTGGAACAGCACTGGTCCTACATGGACCGGTTCGACAAGGAGATGATCGCCCGCGGTCCGACCCTCACCGGGGACGACGTGCCCACCGGCAGCGTGCACATCGTGGACCTGCCGGATCTTGCCTCCGCCCGCGCGTTCGCCTTTGACGAGCCCGGCTACCAGGCCGGCGTGTACCGGGACGTGTTGCTGCGCCGGTGGCGCAACCTGCTGGGTCGCACCATGTGGGACTTCCCCGGTGGCGGGACCGACGGCAACCGGTACCTGGTGCTCGGCCTTGGCTCGGGCCAAGGTGCCGACCTCACCCTGCCGCCGGACCGGGACGAACTGATCGCGTACGGGCCGCTGTTGTCCGACGACGGCACAACCTGGGTGGGTACGGCGGTGCTGGTCCGGGCGCCGGATCCGGAGACGGCTCGCGCCGTCCTGACCCCGGGCCTGTACGCCGACATCGAGGTCCACGACTGGCAGTTCGGCGGCCGATCGTAG
- a CDS encoding TetR/AcrR family transcriptional regulator, with the protein MARTREFDTEAAVSRAMDLFWTRGYEATSVRDLTGHLGIGQGSLYAAFGDKDGLYRAALEHYRSTLAAAALRSLDEGVDARSAIRTMLVERVRIAVEHDGRGCLLVNGVCERLPADSATRRTVRDVQDASRRALADVLRVAAERGEISTTRDPQTLAAFLVTFLNGLLVSSKITPDVRALEPLVEVALAALD; encoded by the coding sequence ATGGCAAGGACGCGGGAGTTCGACACCGAGGCGGCGGTGAGCCGCGCGATGGACCTGTTCTGGACGCGTGGATACGAGGCGACCTCGGTGCGCGATCTGACCGGGCATCTAGGGATCGGCCAGGGATCCCTGTATGCGGCGTTCGGCGACAAGGACGGCCTGTACCGGGCCGCGCTGGAGCACTACCGCTCCACCCTCGCGGCGGCCGCCCTGCGCAGCCTCGACGAGGGGGTGGATGCTCGGTCGGCGATCCGCACGATGCTGGTCGAGCGGGTCCGGATCGCGGTCGAACACGACGGCAGGGGCTGTCTGTTGGTCAATGGCGTCTGCGAGCGCCTGCCGGCCGACTCGGCCACCCGGCGCACCGTACGTGACGTGCAGGACGCCAGTCGGCGTGCGCTCGCCGATGTGCTGCGCGTGGCGGCGGAGCGGGGCGAGATCTCGACGACCCGCGACCCGCAGACCCTGGCCGCCTTCCTGGTCACCTTCCTGAACGGCCTGCTCGTGTCCTCGAAGATCACACCCGACGTCCGCGCCCTGGAACCCCTCGTGGAGGTAGCGCTGGCCGCCCTCGACTGA
- a CDS encoding PH domain-containing protein, translating to MHVFLWVIGVGTLSVLAALWGAEVPTSFRYPILAAWVALMGWLFYATLHCSTIADIKALHVRGMAKRRHLAWEDIQDIRAEANPASAMQSGAPNVLVHAYGRDGSKVLLPFVDDLHVNVERELGLLRGSWEELRGADWAPDARAAVLIDRRNARQAALMMGFAAVMLAFIPLTVLMLLPLFVDMPEWLESFLNPFTVMGVGAPLIFALTAIASYRSRRPSG from the coding sequence ATGCACGTGTTCCTCTGGGTGATCGGCGTGGGCACGCTGAGCGTGTTGGCGGCCCTGTGGGGCGCCGAGGTTCCCACCTCGTTCCGGTACCCCATCCTCGCGGCGTGGGTGGCCCTCATGGGGTGGCTCTTCTACGCCACGTTGCACTGTTCGACCATCGCGGACATCAAGGCGCTCCACGTACGCGGGATGGCGAAGCGCCGGCATTTGGCATGGGAGGACATCCAGGACATCAGGGCAGAGGCCAACCCGGCATCGGCGATGCAGAGCGGTGCGCCGAACGTGCTCGTGCACGCCTACGGCCGGGACGGCTCCAAGGTGCTGTTGCCGTTCGTCGACGACCTTCACGTGAACGTCGAGCGCGAACTCGGGCTGCTGCGCGGCTCATGGGAGGAACTGCGCGGCGCGGACTGGGCGCCCGACGCCCGGGCCGCTGTCCTCATCGACCGACGCAATGCACGTCAGGCGGCCCTCATGATGGGGTTCGCCGCCGTGATGCTGGCCTTCATCCCACTGACCGTGCTGATGCTGCTGCCCCTGTTCGTCGACATGCCGGAGTGGCTGGAGTCGTTCCTGAACCCGTTCACGGTCATGGGGGTGGGAGCGCCCCTGATCTTCGCGCTGACCGCGATCGCCTCGTACCGCAGCCGTCGGCCCAGCGGCTGA
- a CDS encoding FG-GAP repeat domain-containing protein — protein MRRPRTHRSAVALACLCATTLLFTGCSGDDGESAPVPPSPAQRDDGEVNRNDVNGDGHADALVNGWYKEPKRGGDWHNNRFVALAAPGGPKPGRAFRLAERYAKPDPRITSSPITYDRSTQFTGDLDDDGHADVVVRNRLSHPSGKQTPEQRIVWGGPDGPVGVTKLPADVLPATAAGDFDGDGALDLLTLAVPGSEYDRKPQFATVLYGPLSRDRGAPRTTSRTDVGQQGWVSAAHTAVGDFDGDGRDDLVTKGEYDEEDVRFEEDMPEDVIDAVFYRGTPQGLKHAGAVPGITNQDDSLVPGGKPVAAGDFDGDGHADILARVGFTQAVAVYGSGEGPGRGRAARDLGKLDVVSAVAVGDVNGDGHDDIATQSSGVDRRFGQVVVLLGGEDGLDAARAVKIDRRVIGLGGSPQHEGDRDFFGWDLHIADLDTDGRDELLIGTFGFNKPRKDAGYWILRGTKSGPSKTDRRFIKTKDFGES, from the coding sequence ATGCGCCGCCCACGTACCCACCGCTCTGCTGTCGCCCTGGCCTGCCTCTGTGCGACCACCCTGCTGTTCACGGGCTGCTCGGGCGATGACGGGGAATCGGCGCCGGTGCCCCCTTCCCCCGCCCAGCGGGACGACGGCGAGGTCAACCGGAACGACGTGAACGGCGACGGGCATGCCGACGCGCTCGTCAACGGCTGGTACAAGGAGCCGAAGCGAGGGGGCGACTGGCACAACAACCGCTTCGTCGCCCTCGCCGCACCCGGCGGCCCGAAGCCGGGCAGGGCCTTCCGTCTGGCGGAGCGCTACGCCAAGCCCGACCCCCGGATCACCAGCTCGCCGATCACGTACGACCGGTCGACCCAGTTCACCGGGGATCTCGATGACGACGGCCACGCCGATGTCGTCGTACGCAACCGGCTGAGCCACCCCAGCGGGAAGCAGACGCCTGAGCAGCGCATCGTCTGGGGCGGCCCCGACGGCCCCGTCGGTGTCACCAAGCTGCCCGCCGACGTCCTCCCGGCCACCGCCGCCGGGGACTTCGACGGCGACGGCGCCCTCGATCTGCTGACCCTGGCAGTGCCCGGCAGCGAATACGACCGAAAGCCGCAGTTCGCCACTGTCCTGTACGGCCCGCTCAGCCGCGACAGAGGGGCGCCGCGCACTACCTCCCGCACCGATGTGGGCCAACAGGGCTGGGTGTCCGCGGCGCATACGGCCGTCGGTGACTTCGACGGCGACGGCCGGGACGACCTGGTGACCAAGGGCGAGTACGACGAGGAGGATGTCCGCTTCGAGGAGGACATGCCGGAAGACGTCATCGACGCCGTGTTCTACCGGGGGACGCCCCAAGGGCTGAAACACGCCGGGGCCGTACCCGGCATCACGAACCAGGACGACAGCCTGGTCCCCGGCGGCAAGCCCGTGGCCGCCGGTGACTTCGACGGCGACGGCCACGCCGACATCCTCGCCCGGGTGGGCTTCACCCAAGCCGTTGCCGTCTACGGAAGCGGCGAGGGCCCCGGCCGGGGCAGGGCCGCCCGCGATCTGGGGAAGCTGGATGTCGTCAGCGCCGTCGCGGTCGGCGATGTCAACGGTGACGGCCACGACGACATCGCCACCCAGTCATCGGGCGTCGATCGCCGTTTCGGCCAGGTGGTGGTGCTCCTCGGAGGCGAGGACGGGCTCGACGCCGCCCGTGCCGTCAAGATCGACCGGCGTGTGATCGGTCTCGGCGGCTCCCCGCAGCACGAAGGGGACCGCGACTTCTTCGGCTGGGACCTGCACATCGCCGACCTCGACACCGATGGCCGCGACGAGTTGCTCATCGGCACGTTCGGCTTCAACAAGCCCCGCAAGGACGCCGGTTACTGGATCCTGCGCGGGACGAAGAGCGGCCCGTCGAAAACGGACCGCCGCTTCATCAAGACCAAGGACTTCGGCGAGAGCTGA
- a CDS encoding VOC family protein, whose translation MTCQLFAVCFGASQPLRLAQFWAGVLGWEMVDDPDDGVTLLPSDDTGFRIRFLPSEEPKVVQNRMHFDLTSTSLEDQQQTVTRALGLGGQHIDIGQLPEEGHVVLADPEGNEFCVVGPGNSFLADCGFIGALACDGSQEVGYFWSEALGWPLVWDQDQETAIRSPHGGPKITWGGPPVAPRKGKDRLRFDLAPPVHGDRQTEVDRLVSLGATRIDAGQGEAGGVEMADPDGNEFSVLTPR comes from the coding sequence ATGACTTGTCAACTGTTCGCGGTCTGCTTCGGTGCGAGCCAACCACTGCGTCTCGCGCAGTTCTGGGCGGGGGTCCTGGGCTGGGAGATGGTCGACGATCCGGACGACGGCGTCACGCTCCTGCCCAGTGATGACACCGGGTTCCGCATCCGTTTCCTTCCGAGCGAGGAGCCCAAGGTCGTCCAGAACCGGATGCACTTCGATCTGACGAGCACATCCCTGGAGGACCAGCAGCAGACGGTGACCAGGGCGCTGGGGCTCGGTGGACAGCACATCGACATCGGCCAACTCCCGGAGGAGGGTCATGTGGTGCTCGCCGACCCCGAAGGCAACGAGTTCTGCGTCGTCGGGCCGGGCAACAGCTTCCTCGCCGACTGCGGGTTCATCGGAGCGCTGGCCTGCGACGGTTCGCAGGAGGTCGGGTACTTCTGGAGCGAAGCACTGGGGTGGCCGCTGGTCTGGGATCAGGACCAGGAGACCGCGATCCGCTCGCCCCACGGCGGTCCGAAGATCACGTGGGGTGGTCCACCGGTGGCGCCGAGGAAGGGCAAGGACCGACTGCGTTTCGACCTCGCGCCGCCTGTCCACGGTGATCGGCAGACAGAGGTCGATCGGCTGGTCTCCCTCGGAGCGACTCGAATCGACGCCGGCCAGGGCGAGGCCGGTGGGGTGGAGATGGCCGATCCCGACGGCAACGAGTTCTCTGTTTTGACACCCCGGTAG
- the rox gene encoding rifampin monooxygenase, protein MIDVIVVGGGPTGLMLAGELRLHGVHAVVLEKETEPTKVVRALGLHARSVEVMDQRGLLERFLALGKQYPVGGFFAGITKPSPDRLDTAHPYVLGIPQPVTDRLLTEHATELGVDVRRGCELVGLSQDDQGVTAELADGTQLHSRWLVGCDGGRSTVRKLLGVGFPGEPARAETLLGEMEVAAPQETVAAVVAEVRKTHLRFGVGPYGYGLYRVVVPAEGVAEDRSVPPTLEEVKQQLRVFAGTDFGVHSPRWLSRFGDGTRQAERYRTGRVLLAGDAAHIHPPLGGQGLNLGIQDAFNLGWKLAAQVNGWAPEGLLDSYHTERHPVAADVLDNTRAQTVLMSPEPGPQSVRRLMSELMGFEEVNRYLIEKIIAIGVRYDFGEGHELLGRRMRDVVLKRGRLYELMHGGRGLLLDQTGRLSVSGWADRVDHVVDVSEELDVPAVLFRPDGHVAWVGDEQQDLRDQLPRWFGAAVG, encoded by the coding sequence ATGATTGACGTGATCGTCGTCGGCGGCGGACCGACCGGGTTGATGCTGGCCGGCGAGCTGCGACTGCACGGCGTGCACGCGGTCGTGCTGGAGAAGGAGACGGAGCCGACCAAGGTTGTCCGCGCCCTCGGACTGCACGCGCGCAGCGTCGAGGTGATGGATCAGCGCGGTCTGCTGGAGAGGTTCCTCGCGCTCGGGAAGCAGTATCCGGTCGGTGGCTTCTTCGCAGGTATCACCAAGCCGTCGCCGGACCGGCTGGACACCGCCCATCCGTACGTTCTCGGCATCCCGCAGCCGGTCACCGACCGGCTGCTGACCGAGCACGCCACCGAACTCGGCGTCGATGTCCGGCGTGGCTGCGAACTGGTCGGGCTGAGCCAGGACGACCAGGGGGTCACCGCCGAGTTGGCCGACGGCACGCAACTGCACTCGCGCTGGCTCGTCGGCTGCGACGGCGGCCGCAGCACCGTGCGCAAGCTGCTCGGCGTCGGCTTCCCCGGCGAGCCCGCCAGGGCCGAGACGCTGCTGGGCGAGATGGAGGTGGCAGCGCCGCAGGAGACGGTGGCCGCCGTGGTGGCCGAAGTCCGCAAGACCCACCTTCGGTTCGGCGTCGGGCCCTACGGGTACGGGCTGTACCGCGTCGTCGTGCCCGCCGAAGGGGTGGCCGAGGACCGCTCGGTCCCGCCGACCCTTGAGGAGGTCAAGCAGCAGTTGCGGGTGTTCGCCGGCACCGACTTCGGCGTGCACTCACCGCGCTGGCTCTCCCGTTTCGGCGACGGCACCCGGCAGGCCGAGCGCTACCGGACCGGCCGGGTACTGCTGGCCGGCGACGCGGCGCACATCCACCCGCCGCTGGGCGGGCAGGGCCTCAACCTCGGCATCCAGGACGCGTTCAACCTCGGCTGGAAACTGGCCGCCCAGGTCAACGGCTGGGCGCCGGAGGGGCTGTTGGACAGTTACCACACCGAACGGCATCCGGTCGCCGCCGACGTGCTGGACAACACCCGCGCGCAGACCGTGCTGATGTCCCCCGAGCCGGGTCCCCAGTCGGTGCGTCGGCTGATGTCGGAACTGATGGGCTTCGAGGAGGTGAACCGGTATCTGATCGAGAAGATCATCGCGATCGGCGTCCGCTACGACTTCGGCGAGGGGCATGAACTGCTCGGCAGGCGGATGCGGGACGTGGTGCTGAAGCGGGGGCGTCTCTACGAGTTGATGCACGGCGGCCGCGGCCTGCTGCTCGACCAGACCGGCCGGCTCTCGGTGTCGGGGTGGGCGGACCGGGTCGACCACGTCGTCGACGTCAGTGAGGAACTGGACGTGCCCGCGGTGTTGTTCCGGCCGGACGGCCATGTGGCGTGGGTCGGTGACGAACAGCAGGATCTGCGCGACCAGTTGCCCAGGTGGTTCGGCGCGGCCGTCGGCTGA
- a CDS encoding WD40 repeat domain-containing protein: MVTTQSAACSWTDEETVAANAAGRLAPDQRPLPAGVPARIMSAVGQIVEVPGAEPEVCAGALRIDVGEGTTPLPPPATYRLYWLAPPEGVEGPNLLLSAQPLDAQHLGETADAVAVEVGRVPAGTRRRRRSLLLAGFGAAAVSAAGVTLSRLSSHRGSRAAPGPTAGLLTPASSGAGPVDASLAPVPRRTGVTAGIRYVSLLIQAGEVVTLAFSPDGRTLAGGIQDGTIRLWDAENGHPTALLTDARRITPLEIAFHPDGTTLADAQDAVHLWDLVSGRTTATLTLTRSATADWAWCVAFSPDGALLASGHSFDRVRLWDVASRSNVGILHGHSAFVLSVAFSPDGRLLASGSDDASVRLWDVAGRSGVATLTGHTSTVHSAAFSPDGTTLASSSYDRTIRLWDVSSARTVAVLKGHTSAAMSVAFSPDGRLLASGGGGASTAFGNDYPDDHTVRLWDVARRTNVATLTGHTGTVRSVAFSPDGTTLASGSHDGTVRLWQIN; the protein is encoded by the coding sequence ATGGTGACGACGCAGTCGGCGGCGTGTTCGTGGACGGACGAGGAGACCGTGGCGGCCAACGCCGCCGGGCGGCTGGCCCCGGATCAACGGCCGCTGCCGGCCGGGGTGCCGGCCCGGATCATGAGCGCGGTGGGGCAGATCGTCGAGGTACCCGGCGCCGAGCCGGAGGTGTGTGCGGGCGCGCTGCGGATCGACGTGGGCGAGGGCACTACGCCGCTTCCGCCTCCCGCCACGTACCGGCTGTACTGGCTGGCGCCACCGGAGGGGGTAGAGGGGCCGAACCTGCTGCTGTCGGCGCAGCCCCTCGACGCACAGCACCTGGGGGAGACTGCGGACGCCGTCGCCGTAGAGGTGGGACGTGTGCCCGCCGGGACCCGGCGGCGCCGTCGCTCACTCCTGCTGGCCGGATTCGGAGCAGCCGCCGTTTCCGCTGCCGGCGTGACCTTGTCGCGGCTGTCCTCGCATCGTGGCTCCCGCGCCGCCCCGGGCCCCACCGCTGGGCTGCTCACGCCGGCTTCCTCAGGGGCCGGCCCTGTCGACGCGTCCCTCGCCCCGGTCCCCCGTAGGACCGGTGTCACCGCTGGCATCCGCTATGTATCGCTCCTGATACAGGCCGGAGAGGTGGTCACCCTGGCCTTCAGTCCGGACGGGCGTACGCTGGCCGGCGGCATCCAGGACGGCACCATCCGGCTGTGGGACGCGGAGAACGGACATCCGACCGCCCTCCTGACCGACGCCCGGCGGATCACTCCGCTGGAGATCGCCTTCCACCCGGATGGCACCACCCTCGCCGATGCCCAGGACGCTGTACATCTGTGGGATCTGGTCTCCGGACGCACGACAGCCACCCTGACCCTGACCCGCAGTGCCACCGCCGACTGGGCATGGTGCGTTGCGTTCAGCCCGGACGGCGCCCTCCTGGCCAGCGGCCACAGCTTCGACCGTGTACGGCTGTGGGACGTCGCGAGCCGTTCGAACGTCGGCATACTGCACGGCCACAGTGCGTTCGTGTTGTCGGTGGCGTTCAGTCCCGATGGACGGCTGTTGGCCAGCGGCAGCGACGACGCCTCCGTCCGGTTGTGGGACGTCGCGGGCCGTTCGGGCGTTGCCACCCTCACCGGCCACACCAGCACCGTCCACTCTGCGGCGTTCAGCCCGGACGGCACCACGCTGGCGAGCAGCAGCTACGACCGCACCATCCGGCTGTGGGACGTCTCGTCCGCCCGCACCGTCGCCGTTCTCAAGGGTCACACCAGCGCTGCGATGTCGGTGGCGTTCAGTCCCGACGGACGGCTGCTGGCCAGCGGGGGCGGCGGCGCCAGCACCGCGTTCGGCAACGACTACCCCGACGACCACACCGTTCGGCTCTGGGACGTCGCGAGGCGTACGAACGTCGCCACCCTCACCGGCCACACCGGTACCGTGCGATCCGTGGCGTTCAGCCCGGACGGCACCACGCTCGCCAGCGGGAGCCACGACGGCACGGTCCGGCTGTGGCAGATCAACTGA